The window TTCGGCCGAGCCGTCGTACAGCCAGCGGACCTCCCAGCCCGGCCACGCGGCCCGGATCAGCTCGAACATGGCCGCGCGGTGGCGGAGCTCAGTGCTGGGCCCCTCCCAGGCGAAGAACAGGAGTACCTTCCGGCCGAGGTCGAGCAGTATCCCGCCCTGGGCCATGGTGTCGTCCAACCACCAGCCGTCTTGGCGGAGTCCGGGAAGCATGGCGAGAACAGGCGTCGGCCCTTCCAGCAGGTCGAGGTCGATTCCGACCGCCCAGCCGGTCCGGTACAGCTCATCTGTGCCGTTCTCGCGGACCACGATGACGTTGGCTCTGTCTCCCATGGGGTCAGGATGACCGGGCAGGAGACTGTCGGCCATCCGTTTTCGGCGGTTTCGAGGCTCCGGTGTCCAGCGAGTGAGGGCGTGCCGACGGGGTGGAGGCCGGAGTTGTGCAGTGTCGGGGCTCCCGAGTACGTCCAGTACGCGGGGAGCTCCTCCGCCTTGCGATGCACGGCACCGGGCAACGCGGGCTCGGCCGGCAATATCCGAAAGAGGCGGCCTAGCCCTTGCGCGCCAGCAGGAAGCCCTGGCGCGACGTCTCGTCGGCCACCGCCTCGCGGACCAGCCGGGCCACCTCGGTCAGTCCGGCGCCGGCCAGCAGTTCGGCGATCAGCCCGGGCGGGGTCCGGTACACGTCGAGCCCGACCGGATGCCCGTACGCGTGCTCCGGCCGGATCCTCCCCGGGGCCTCGTCCGGGGGGAGCTGCTGCTCCTCGCCTGCCTTGAACGCGATGAGCAGGTGGCCGCCCGGTGCCAGCACCCGGGCGAACTCCGTGAACAGCGCGGGCAGTTCCGAGGGAGGGGTGTGCACGGTGGAGTACCAGGCGAGGACCCCGCCGAGGACCCCGTCGGCCACGTCCAGGGCGGCCATCGACCCCACCTCGAACCGCAGCCCCGGATAGCTCCTGCGGGCCACCGCCACCATCGCCGGGGACAGGTCGACGCCGAAGGCCCTTACGCCGAGCCCGTCCAGATGCGCCGTCACCCGGCCCGGGCCGCAGCCCAGGTCGGCCACCGCTCGCCCCCTGCCCCCCGCGTCGTCGCGCACGTACTCCGCGAAGGCGGCCAGCATGGCCCGGTCCAGCGGCTTTTCGGCCAGTTCGGCGCTGGCCAGCCGTGCGTAGTCGACGGCGACGGCGTCGTAGGACGCCCGTACGGAGCTCAGGTACGAGGTCTCTGTCATGCCCCTGAACAGTAGCCTCCAGAGCCCGTCCGAGGGGAAACCGAGCGGGTGCTCCCGATCACCCCACGAGCAGCGGATTGGGCAGTTCCGCCCACTGATCGCCAGGAACCCCCGGGCTCAGCCGCATCAGGGTGAGCGCCTTGGTGGGCAGTGGCCCGGTCAGCAGCGCCCGGGTGTCCGGGGTGGCCGGCAGGGCGGTCGCCTGGGCGAGGGCATCGGCGAACGCCCCGGCCGAGCCCGCCGTGGCACCGAGCGCCCCCGTCAGCAGGGACCCGAACAGCTTGCGCCGCAGGACGCTCACGTCGTCGGTGACGAGCCTGCCCGACAGGGGCGGCACCGGCAGGCCGTGCCGGGCCAGCCGCACCGGGCTGATCCGGATGTCGGCGAGGTCGCGGTAGACCAGCCGGAGCGGCGCGCCGGTGGCGGAGAGGACGACGAGGAGGTTCTGGCCGTGGGCCTCCAGCGCCACTCCCAGCTCCAGCACCCGCAGGCACACCGAGAGGGCCAGCCGTGCGAACTCCGCCTGCCAGGCCGCCGAGCGCGCCGGGGCGAACGAGGCCAGCGCCGCCACCGGCAGCACCCGCTCACCGGCGGCGGCGTCCGCGTAGGCCTCCGGCGGCTCGCGCAGCACGGCAGCCAGGTCCGGGCTGTGTGCGGTCGCCGCGCCGAGCGTGCGCGTGATGTGCAGCCGCCCGTCGAGCCGCTCGGCCAGGCCCTGGGCGAAGGCGGAGACGGCCGCCGCGGTCTCGATGGAGTAGACGGAGATGTCCCGTACGGACGAGGTGAGCCGCGCGCTGAGCGCGGTCTTCACATGGGCCCCGCCGTCGGCGGGGGCCAGGGTGCGCAGGGCCATCAGCGGATGAGCCGCAAGGCCGGGCCGCACGCGCTCGTGCTTCAGGACGTGCGCCGCCTGCCACGGATGCACCGGGACCAGGATCCGTCCGGCGTCCCGCATCTCCCGCGGCCAGTCGCCGGTGACCAGGCACTCCTCGGCCCGTACGGCGACCAGCCCGAGCTCCACCACCGGCCGGTGCTCGGGCGCGTACGCCAGCTGCTCGGCCACCGAGAAACCCGGCCGGGAACGGCAGTTCGGGTGGTAGGGGTGCCCGTCCACCACCCGCTGCTCCCACTCCCAGGTGGTCAGCGGGGCAGGGTCGTCGGCGGCGGACGGCTGTCCGGCCCGGGAGAGCGCGAGGGAGGCCGTACAGGCGTCCAGCTCGGCGGCGAACTGCTCGCCGTGCGGCACCCCGAGGGCCGTCACCAGCCGCGCGGCCTGCCGGTAGGCCCTGCCGTCGAGCAGCACCTCGCTCACGTACGGCCCGGTCGCGTACGGATCCGGCAGCGGGCCCTCCAGCCGGCGGCCACCGGCCAGCAGCAGCGCCAGACCGTCCGGCCCGCGCTCCCGGCCCTCGACCCAGGGCAGTGGCTCGTGGGCGAGGGCCCGCCATAGCCGGGTCAGCACGGCGGCCCGGGTACCGCCGAGCGCGGCGGCGTACGAGGGTCCGAGCGACGGTCGTACGTCGGCCAGTTCGGCGGCGACGGCCTCTTCGGCCGGGGAAGGGGAAGGATGCATGCTGAGGCTCCGGCATCGGAATATCGCTTTGCGGGATGATCAAGTAATGATTGCGGATACCGAAGATCACGGCTGGTGGTTGCGCCCTGCGCACCTCCGGCGCACCGGATGGACCGAATGGAATCAGTGGACCTCAACGCCGCCGCCGACGCGTACGCCGCCACCCCGCTCCTGAACTGCCTGCTCAGGGAGGCGGCCGACCCCGTCGCGCCGGACGGGACCGACCGGCCCGGCCGGCCCGGGGAACGGCACGACGCGAGCACCGGAACAGGCGTGCGCGTCCACCGGCTGCGCGGCAGCGGCCGGCTGCTCCGGGTGCGCGGCGGGCGCCGGCCCGTACGCCCCGAACTGCGCACGGAGGACGGCTGGCACCCGCTCAGCCACACCGAACTGGCCAAACTCGTCTCCGACGAACTGGGCCGGTTCACCGGTGCCCCCAACGACGAACTCCCCGTCGAGATCACCGACAGCCGGGACGCGATCGCCGCGCTGCTGGCCGCCCGGACCGCCGCCGAACCCCCGGCGGACCCGTACCTCCTCTCCGAGCAGTCCCTGGTCATGGGCCATCCGCACCACCCCGCCCCCAAGGCCCGCGGCGGGGCACCGGCCGGGACCTGGCTGCCGTACGCGCCCGAGGCCTTCGCCCGGTTCCCGCTGGTCTTCCTGGGGCTGCGCGAGGACCAGACCGCCGAGGAGGGCGGACCGGCCGCCTCCGGCGCCATCGACGCGCTCGCCGACGCACTGGACGGGCCGCGCGCCCCCGCCGGATACCGCCTGCTGCCCGCCCACCCCTGGCAGCTCGACCTGGTCGGAGACCGGCCCGCCGTCCGCGAGGCCTTCGCCGAGGGGCGGCTCCTGCACCTCGGGGAAAGCCGGCGGCCGGCCTGGCCGACCGCCTCGATCCGGACCCTGTACGTGCCGGACGCGTCGGCCGACCTCTTCGTGAAGTTCAGCCTCGATGTCCGGATCACCAACGACGTGCGCCGGCTGTGGCGCCACGACCTGCTGAAACTGCGCCGTACGGACGCGGCCGCGTCGGCCGGCTTCGCAGCCCTGCGCCGCACCGGCTCGGCGGCGGCCTGGCTCGCCGACCGCGGCTACCGCACCGCCGCCTTCGCCTTCGAGGAGCTCGCGGTCCTGGTCCGCGACGGCCTGCACGCCCACACCGTGCCCGGGGCCACGCCGCTGCTGGCCGCCGCGCTCGCCGAGGGCTACCCCCAGAGCCCGCCGGCCGCAGGGACCGACCCGCTCCGGTGGTGGCGTGCGTACCTGAGCCAGGTGGTGCCGCCGGTCCTCGAACTGTTCGCCCGGCACGGCGTGGTGCTGGAGGCGCACCTTCAGAACACCCTGGTCGCCGTCGACGCGGCGGGCCTGCCCGTGCAGGCCCTCTTCCGCGACGCCGAGGGCGTCAAACTGCTGGCCGACCTGCCGCGGGCGGACGCCTGGCAGCGCCTCGTCTACTGCCTGGTGGTCAACAACCTGACCGAGATCGCCGGGGCGCTGGCCGGACGGCACCCCGACGTCGCGCCGCTCCTGTGGCCGGCCGCACGAGAGGAGTTCCTGCGCTACGAGGCCACCCGCGGGCTCCCCGAGATCGCGGAGCTGCTAGCCGCCCCGACCCTGCCGGGCAAGACCAACCTGCTGCTGCGCTGGACCCGCGCGGACGGCGCCGACGCCCGCTACCTCCCGCTGCCGAACCCGCTGCGCGTCTAGGTCGTCTCTTTTGGATCTTGTCGGTCGGCCCGTGTCGTCCGGTGCCGTGCATCGCAAGGCGGAGGAGCGCCGTGGTACTGGACGTACTGCGGTGCTCCGACAACGCGGCGAGGTGCGGTGCCGGGCGCCGTGGGCCCGGCAAGATCCGAAAGAGACGACCTAGGCCGATCCGGTCTCGGCCGGAGGGTCACGGCAGAGACGACAGGACCTAGCGCCGGAAGTGGGCGTGGTGTTCGTGGAGGAAGGCGTCGAGGGTGCGGGGCGGGCGGCCGAGGATGTCGCCGACGGTGGTGGTGGGGGTCTCGGGGCGGGCGACGGTGAGTTGCTGGATCTCCGTCACGTGGGCGGCGAGCCAGGCGGGCATGCGGGCGTGGCGGACCAGGTCGGCGCGCAGTTCGTCCGGGGTGAGGTCGACGTAGCGAATCCGGTGGCCGGTCAGGGCGGTCAGCCGTGAGGCGAGTTCGGGGTGGGAGACGGCTTCGGAACCGGTCAGTGTGTAGGTGCCGCCGGCGATGTCCGGCCTGGTGAGGGCTGCGGCGGCGACGTCGCCGATGTCGCGGCAGTCGACGTAGTTGCAGGGCGCGTCGCCCGTCGTGCCGAGGATGCTGCCCCGGATGACGCCGGGGGCCAGGCGCAGGAGGTTCTGCATGAACGCGTAGGGGCGCAGAACGGTGTGGGGGAGGCCGCTGCCGCGCAGGTGTTCCTCGACGGCGTGGTGTCCGCGGGAGACGGCGACGGGGGAGTCGGGTTCGGCGGCGGGTGCGGAGATCTTGACGATGTGTCCGATGCCGCTGTCGGCCGCGATGTCGATGACGCGGGTTTCGAGTTCGACCTGTGCGGGGCCGTTGGCCATGGCGAGGAAGAGCCGGCCGGCGCCCTCGAAGGCGGTGCTCAGGGAGCGGGGATCGGCGGCGTCGGCGTACCGGACCTCGACGGCCGGCCGGTGTACGCCGGTTGTGCCGGGGATCGGCTTGTTCGGGGTGCGGGTCAGTGCGCGGACGGGGGTGCCTGACGTGAGGAGGCTGTGAACCAGAGCGTTCCCGGTCGCTCCGGTGGCTCCCATGACAACGATCATCGTGTGCTCATTTCCTGGTGACGTCCCCGGCGGCGGATGCCGCCGGGCGGGCTATGCGGCGGACGCCGTGGTGGCGCTGCGCCAGCGCAGGGTGACGATGGTGGTGGCGAGGGCCGCGGAGAGGGGCAGGTCCAGGCGCAGGCGCTCCAGCCACGGGGTGGCGGGGACCGGGGTGTGGGCGGGCAGCCATTGGGCGGCGAACCATCCCAGGAGGGCGGCCGCGCCGACGGCGGTGAGGGCGAGGGCGGCGGTCAGCACGCCGCGCGGCGCGGTGACGGTCCACCGGCGGGTCCGCCCGCCGT is drawn from Streptomyces sp. NBC_01232 and contains these coding sequences:
- a CDS encoding IucA/IucC family protein, producing the protein MHPSPSPAEEAVAAELADVRPSLGPSYAAALGGTRAAVLTRLWRALAHEPLPWVEGRERGPDGLALLLAGGRRLEGPLPDPYATGPYVSEVLLDGRAYRQAARLVTALGVPHGEQFAAELDACTASLALSRAGQPSAADDPAPLTTWEWEQRVVDGHPYHPNCRSRPGFSVAEQLAYAPEHRPVVELGLVAVRAEECLVTGDWPREMRDAGRILVPVHPWQAAHVLKHERVRPGLAAHPLMALRTLAPADGGAHVKTALSARLTSSVRDISVYSIETAAAVSAFAQGLAERLDGRLHITRTLGAATAHSPDLAAVLREPPEAYADAAAGERVLPVAALASFAPARSAAWQAEFARLALSVCLRVLELGVALEAHGQNLLVVLSATGAPLRLVYRDLADIRISPVRLARHGLPVPPLSGRLVTDDVSVLRRKLFGSLLTGALGATAGSAGAFADALAQATALPATPDTRALLTGPLPTKALTLMRLSPGVPGDQWAELPNPLLVG
- a CDS encoding SDR family oxidoreductase, with protein sequence MIVVMGATGATGNALVHSLLTSGTPVRALTRTPNKPIPGTTGVHRPAVEVRYADAADPRSLSTAFEGAGRLFLAMANGPAQVELETRVIDIAADSGIGHIVKISAPAAEPDSPVAVSRGHHAVEEHLRGSGLPHTVLRPYAFMQNLLRLAPGVIRGSILGTTGDAPCNYVDCRDIGDVAAAALTRPDIAGGTYTLTGSEAVSHPELASRLTALTGHRIRYVDLTPDELRADLVRHARMPAWLAAHVTEIQQLTVARPETPTTTVGDILGRPPRTLDAFLHEHHAHFRR
- a CDS encoding IucA/IucC family protein; this translates as MDRMESVDLNAAADAYAATPLLNCLLREAADPVAPDGTDRPGRPGERHDASTGTGVRVHRLRGSGRLLRVRGGRRPVRPELRTEDGWHPLSHTELAKLVSDELGRFTGAPNDELPVEITDSRDAIAALLAARTAAEPPADPYLLSEQSLVMGHPHHPAPKARGGAPAGTWLPYAPEAFARFPLVFLGLREDQTAEEGGPAASGAIDALADALDGPRAPAGYRLLPAHPWQLDLVGDRPAVREAFAEGRLLHLGESRRPAWPTASIRTLYVPDASADLFVKFSLDVRITNDVRRLWRHDLLKLRRTDAAASAGFAALRRTGSAAAWLADRGYRTAAFAFEELAVLVRDGLHAHTVPGATPLLAAALAEGYPQSPPAAGTDPLRWWRAYLSQVVPPVLELFARHGVVLEAHLQNTLVAVDAAGLPVQALFRDAEGVKLLADLPRADAWQRLVYCLVVNNLTEIAGALAGRHPDVAPLLWPAAREEFLRYEATRGLPEIAELLAAPTLPGKTNLLLRWTRADGADARYLPLPNPLRV
- a CDS encoding class I SAM-dependent methyltransferase, which codes for MTETSYLSSVRASYDAVAVDYARLASAELAEKPLDRAMLAAFAEYVRDDAGGRGRAVADLGCGPGRVTAHLDGLGVRAFGVDLSPAMVAVARRSYPGLRFEVGSMAALDVADGVLGGVLAWYSTVHTPPSELPALFTEFARVLAPGGHLLIAFKAGEEQQLPPDEAPGRIRPEHAYGHPVGLDVYRTPPGLIAELLAGAGLTEVARLVREAVADETSRQGFLLARKG